A single region of the Mannheimia bovis genome encodes:
- the hda gene encoding DnaA regulatory inactivator Hda, whose amino-acid sequence MQLPLPIYQIDEDTFDNFYAENSEVLLESLKRNFADVQQPFFYIWGEKSCGKSHLLKAVSNHFLLNQQTSSYIPLTKAHYFSPLVLDNAELLNVICLDDIQAIAGDEEWELAIFNLFNQIREQQGLFSDGIKTLLLISANCPPHQLNIKLPDLRSRLTWGEVYQLSDLTDEQKCHILQANAHQKGIELSDEVAHFLLKKIGSDLEELSKILDKLDHASLQAQRKLTIPFVKEALSL is encoded by the coding sequence TTGCAGTTACCTCTACCGATTTATCAAATTGATGAAGACACTTTCGATAATTTTTACGCAGAAAATAGTGAAGTGTTGCTTGAATCTCTCAAACGGAATTTTGCCGATGTACAACAGCCGTTTTTCTATATTTGGGGCGAAAAAAGCTGTGGTAAAAGTCATCTGTTAAAAGCCGTGAGCAATCACTTCCTTTTAAACCAGCAAACTTCAAGTTACATTCCTTTAACAAAAGCTCATTATTTCTCTCCATTAGTTTTAGATAATGCCGAGCTGCTGAATGTGATTTGTTTAGATGACATTCAAGCGATTGCTGGCGATGAGGAATGGGAATTAGCCATTTTCAACTTATTCAATCAAATTCGAGAGCAACAAGGGTTATTTAGTGATGGTATAAAAACCTTGTTATTAATCAGTGCGAATTGTCCGCCTCATCAATTAAATATTAAATTGCCGGACTTGCGTTCCCGTTTAACGTGGGGGGAAGTTTATCAATTAAGTGATCTCACCGACGAGCAAAAATGCCATATTTTGCAAGCCAATGCACATCAAAAAGGAATTGAGCTATCCGATGAAGTTGCTCATTTTCTGCTGAAAAAAATAGGGTCTGATTTGGAAGAATTGTCCAAAATATTAGATAAATTAGATCACGCATCTCTCCAAGCTCAACGAAAATTAACCATTCCTTTTGTAAAGGAAGCCCTTTCTCTGTAA
- a CDS encoding ABC transporter substrate-binding protein produces the protein MKHLAKLSLIAMAVAGSATAMAAPKTFVYCLEASPSAMSPVLVTDGASLDANARPIYNKLVDFAEGTTNVIPSLAEKWDISEDGKTYTFHLRKGVKFHDNKEFKPSRELNADDVLFSINRQLDPNHPFHKVSGGNYEYFIGMDMQNIIDKVEKVDDYTVKISLKVPNAPFLANLAMDFNAVYSAEYAEQSLKAGKPERIDTNPIGSGPFQFVDYQKDATVRYKAFENYWQGKAKIDRLVFAITPDASVRLAKLQKGECHAMPYPNPADIEALKKDTNIELMSQSGMNVGYLALNSSIKPLDNQKVRQALNHAVNKQAIVDAVYQGAGQVAKNPIPPTMWSYNDAVQDYDYNPEKAKALLKEAGFENGFTTELWAMPVARPYNPNARRMAELIQEDWKKVGVNAKIVSYEWGEYLKRLRQGEAATSMIGWTGDNGDPDNFLNTLLSCSAVEAGSNYAKFCHKPFEEVVVGAAQESDKAKRTELYKQAQVIFKEQAPWITIAHSTVYFPVRKEVKGYVMSPFGLHNFYNVDLAK, from the coding sequence ATGAAACACCTAGCTAAACTTTCATTAATCGCTATGGCAGTAGCAGGTTCTGCAACAGCAATGGCAGCACCAAAAACCTTCGTCTATTGCTTGGAGGCATCACCTTCAGCAATGAGCCCTGTTCTTGTAACAGACGGTGCAAGCCTTGATGCCAACGCTCGCCCTATCTATAACAAGTTAGTGGACTTTGCAGAAGGTACAACCAATGTAATTCCATCATTAGCAGAAAAGTGGGATATTTCTGAAGATGGTAAAACCTACACTTTCCACCTGCGTAAAGGCGTGAAATTCCACGACAACAAAGAATTCAAACCAAGCCGTGAGTTAAACGCTGACGACGTGCTATTCTCAATCAACCGTCAGCTTGATCCTAACCACCCGTTCCACAAAGTATCTGGTGGTAACTATGAATACTTTATCGGTATGGATATGCAAAATATCATTGATAAAGTGGAAAAAGTGGACGATTACACCGTTAAAATCAGCTTAAAAGTGCCAAATGCCCCGTTCTTAGCAAACTTAGCAATGGACTTCAACGCTGTCTACTCCGCTGAATATGCAGAACAATCATTAAAAGCGGGCAAACCGGAGCGTATTGATACGAACCCGATCGGTAGCGGTCCGTTCCAATTTGTTGATTACCAAAAAGATGCAACAGTTCGTTACAAAGCCTTTGAAAACTACTGGCAAGGTAAAGCAAAAATTGATCGCCTAGTATTTGCAATTACACCGGATGCTTCTGTACGTTTAGCTAAATTACAAAAAGGCGAATGCCACGCAATGCCATATCCTAACCCGGCGGATATTGAAGCATTGAAAAAAGATACGAATATTGAGTTAATGAGCCAATCAGGTATGAACGTAGGTTACCTTGCATTGAACTCATCAATCAAACCGTTAGATAACCAAAAAGTTCGTCAAGCATTAAACCACGCAGTAAACAAACAAGCGATTGTTGATGCAGTGTATCAAGGTGCAGGTCAAGTTGCGAAAAACCCAATTCCACCAACAATGTGGAGCTATAATGACGCAGTTCAAGACTATGACTACAACCCTGAAAAAGCAAAAGCATTATTAAAAGAAGCTGGTTTTGAGAACGGCTTTACAACCGAACTTTGGGCAATGCCGGTGGCTCGTCCGTACAACCCAAATGCTCGCCGTATGGCTGAACTTATCCAAGAAGACTGGAAAAAAGTCGGCGTGAATGCGAAAATCGTAAGCTACGAATGGGGTGAATACCTCAAACGTTTACGTCAAGGTGAAGCAGCAACTTCAATGATCGGTTGGACCGGTGATAACGGTGACCCTGATAACTTCTTGAACACGCTATTAAGCTGTTCAGCAGTGGAAGCAGGTTCAAACTATGCGAAATTCTGCCACAAACCGTTTGAAGAAGTGGTGGTTGGTGCTGCTCAAGAAAGCGATAAAGCAAAACGTACCGAGCTTTACAAACAAGCTCAAGTAATCTTCAAAGAGCAAGCTCCTTGGATTACCATTGCTCACTCAACCGTCTACTTCCCAGTTCGTAAAGAAGTAAAAGGCTATGTAATGAGCCCGTTTGGCTTACATAACTTCTACAATGTGGATTTAGCGAAATAA